Genomic window (Brassica rapa cultivar Chiifu-401-42 unplaced genomic scaffold, CAAS_Brap_v3.01 Scaffold0246, whole genome shotgun sequence):
accggactggacaggacggacggacggacggatggctAGGGCGCGGCTCGGACGGACGCGATAGAGAgagatggccgatctggttcctgaaatAAATGAGATATTTTTTGTGAGTTTTAAGAATCaaaaatgaagaagagaaagaaaactaACTGGAAAATGGTGAACAGGAaataaatatgactttttatggatttttatatCAATGGCTAATCTATAACTATATGATGCtgaaatgaaataaaaacaagagAAAGATAGAGATGGAAGATGGATTCAAGTTGCTGGACTGaagtctctctcaacaagaacaggggATGGAGATGGCGTGAAGGTGGAATCAGGCTTGCTGGACTGAAGTCTCTCTCAAGGCCGGATTGTTGGATGGAATGGaatgaagaatcgccacaagttTGGTGATGAAAACTTGATAAGATTCAAGGCTCTTTCTAGGTTGGCTTCACACGCAAACTAGAGAGAAAAGAAAGGGTTTTGCTAGGGCAAACTATCTCATATATTTCATAAGCTAAAAAAATACAAGGCTGCTTATAGTGGGGATTAAATACCCTGCAGCTATGCCCTTCTAGGGGACTTGAAGCAAAAAACAACATGGACTCTCTTGGACAAGCTAAAATCGACAAGGCCTAAACAAAGTGGGCCGACTCTACTAGGACAAGCTAAAGCAAAGGCTAAACAAAGGCCTTGAATTATTGGactcaaataaaataaagactTAAACAATTTGCCCATGAGTTCTtgaattgaaattaaaaagaaccaACACAAACCAGAAACATAAACCGGTTAGAAATCATAATTGAAATCTTACCTGCTTACCTTAAATGGATTGGGCGGATTACTCAGAACCGGCTGAGCTTGGGGAGGTGTCTGAACCGAGATCACATGTAGAGATGGTTAGGCCGGTTTGGTCCTGGCCGAGTGATCTGAATTGGAGGgaaccggcttgatcttgaaccTCTATTGgagatcttgaatcttcaattGGACCATCTCTTCAATCAGCAGCTCttcatcttgatcaaggatttGTTGGACAGCTTTAGAGAATCCAAATCTTATGGCCTTAGCTCCACTCCGGGTAGTTGGACCACTAGTAACTacgggaacctctacttggatggccgcatcattccctcccccttgaaaaggttctggcctcagaacaccatcatCTGCAAGGAAAGGGGACAAGTCAGATGCATTGAACACAGGGGAAATCTTAAACTCACCAGGAAGCTCAAGCTTATAagcattgtcattgatcttctcaagGACCCGGAACGGCCCAGTGCCTCGGGGTGAcagtttggacttcctttctTCTGGAAAACGCTCTGGCCTCATGTGTAACCACACTAAGTCGCCTGGTTCAAACAACACCTCCTTTCTCTTCTGGTCGAGACGGGCTTTGACCTTGGCCGCCTTTGCCTCTAACTTCTCTCGAACCCTCCGATGCATGTTCTTAACGAACTCGGCCTTAGTTGCACCTTCTCGGCTGCGGAACATAGACTTTGGCAGTTTGGACATGTCTAAAGGCGTCTCAGGCTGAAAACCATAAACAACTTCAAAAGGAGAAAGTTCAGTGGCAGAGTGtctagcatggttataagcgAACTCAATAAACGGTAAACAAGATAACCAGTTCCTCAAGTTCTTACCGACCGTAGCTCTCaacaactgagagagtgtacggtttactacctcagttTGGCCGTCCGTttgtggatggcaagtggtcgagaacaATAGCTTTGTTCCGATCTTACCCCATAGTGTCTTCCAGAAATGACTTAGAAACTTAGAGTCTCGGTCGGACACAATGGTTCGAGGAATACCATGGAGACGTACCACCTCTTTAAAGAACAGGTCGGCTGTCTAGGTAGCGTCATTGGTTTTGTCACAAGCTATGAAGtgggccatcttggagaacctgtccaccactacaaaaatggaatccttgtggtttatcttgggcaagcccagcacaaagtccatagaaacatctacccaagggtggttaggaatAGGTAAtggcatgtgtaaaccataaggatgtTACCTGGATTTTGtcttgagacagacagtgcatTTGGCGCATAGGTTCTCCACATCTCGTTTCATGTTCGGTCAGGACACTTAGGGTCTTGTCTCGGCCGAAAtgtcccatgaggccgccaccatgAGCCTCCCGAACCAGCAATTCCCTCATCGAGCCTTTGGGAATGCATAACTTCTTTTCTTTGAACAAGAAACCTTCATGCTGGTAATAAACACCGAATGCTCCTTGTGTGGTTTTCCTGAAAGCTTCTTGAAAATCAAGGTCAGTAGCATAAGAATCTTTAATGAATTCAAAACCCATGATTTTAGCTTCCATGGTCGAGATAAGAGTATGTGTTCGGGATAGGGCATCAGCCACCACATTGTCTTTGCCCTTCTTATACTTaatcacataaggaaaagtcTCCACAAACTCCAACCATCTGGCGTGCCTcctcttgagtgtggtctgtcctCTTAGGTGTTTAAgcgtctcatgatctgtatgaataacaaactctttagacaaaagataatgttgccaagtttcaagtgATCTCACTAGAGCATAAagctctttgtcataggttgggtagttCAAGGTTGCTCCACTCAGTTTCTCGCTGAAATAGGCCACTGGACGTCCTCCTTGagtcagtttcttcactagcatacttttatgcttgttgaactgatcaggggcctgtgttgcgtacctatctgcaaggaattgttaagctttgcttaaaatgttgtttgcggcatctccttcagtggggaagtcgtgaacacataagccggcacttgtgatccttgcgtctttgcataatttatgcattgttcacaaaggtgaataagctgtttgctgagatctcggttgcggaaatattatggcggtgactcgaagaaattctgtcccgctaagcacgtttgtctccggacaaaagatgacagtcaagtctgcgtctgttcccactttccatgtgtttgcgggaatatgacgtggtcttgccctgatttatgaatacGGAGAGAGCTTTCAACAAACTCAAGGAGGCATTGACTACGGCACCAGTTCTTGCCTTACCTCAGCCGGGTAAGCCATATGTTGTGTATACTGACGCATCGCGGGTAGGATTAGGGTGTTTGTTAATGCAAGAAGACAGAGTCATTGCATACGCCTCAAGACAGTTGAAGAAGCACGAGGAGAACTACCCCACACACGATCTGGAGATGGCGGCCGTTgtttttgcattaaagatatggcgCTCATATCTTTATGGAGAGAAAGTTCAGGTATTTACGGATCACAAAAGCCTTAAATACTTGTTCACTCAGGCGGATCTGAATTTGCGACAAAGACGGTGGATGGAATTCATTTCAGACTACGACGTTCAGATTCAGTATCACCCAGGAAAAGCAAACGTGGTAGCGGATGCATTGAGTCGACGAAGAGCTGTAGTAGACTCAGAGCGAGATTTGGAGAAGTGATCAGACGAATTCATGAAGGTAACTTTAGCTGCACTGGAAGGAGAATCTAGTGAACCATTGGGAATATAAGCCGTGAACCAAGCCAGTTTGATACAACGTATTCGAGGAGCGCAGCAGCAagacgagaacctgaagatcATCATGGAGCAGCTACGAGAGCAAGGAGGGCCAAATGCTAGTGGATATCATATGGCAGAAGACGGAACATTGCTACTCAACAGAAGAATCACTGTGCCAAAGGAGGGAGGATTCAAGGAGGAAATTCTCAAGTTAGCGCATCAGTCACTTTTGAGTATACATCCTGGAAGCACCAAGATGTATAGAGATATGAGGAGATATTACCATTGGCCAGGAATGAAGAAGTCAGTAGCAAGATGGGTAGCGCAGTGTCAAGTTTGCCAGCAAATCAAAGCCGAACACCAAGTGCCAGGAGGGTTACTTCAAAGCTTACCTATTCCCGAGTGGAAGTGGGATTCAGTGTCCATGGATCTAATCACAGGATTACCAGTGGCCAGAGGAAGATCAAACAATGCAATTTGGGTTATCATGGATCGGCTGACAAAGGTAGCACATTTGTTAGCAATCAGAGAAACAGACAAGACGGAGACATTGGCGGAACTTTACATCAATCAGATTGTGAAGCTACACGGAGTACCAGCAAACATTGTCTCAGATcgagatccaagatttacaGCAGCATTCTGGAGAACATTGCAAGGAGCGTTGGGTACGGAGTTGCACATCAGTACTGCATTTCACCAAGAAACGGACGGGCAGACGGAGAGGACCATCCGGACAATAGAGGATATGCTACGTTTGTGTATTCTCGATTGGTCAGTTACGTGGGAGAACTATCTACCTTTGATAGAATTTTCCTACAACATAAGTTTCCACGCCAGCATTGCAATGTCATCATACGAGGCATTGTACGGAAGACCATGTCGAACACCTCTATGTTGGACGGAAGTTGGAGAACGAAGATTATTCGGACAAGGAGTCATTGAAGAAACATTGGAGAAGCTGCAAGTCATCCGAGCAAACATGAAGAAGGCACAGGATCGACAGAAGAAGTACGCAGATCAAAGAAGGCGAGAAGTAGTATTTGCAGTTGgagatatggtctatctcaaggTATCAGCTCAGAAAGGAAAGGATCATTTCGGCAAAGTCGGGAAGTTAGCAGTTCGTTTCATTGGTCCATACCGGATCATTGGAAGAGTAGGAGAAGTAGCTTACAGGCTAGAGCTGCCAGAAGACATGAATTTACACCCTGTATTTCATGTATCTATGCTGAGAAGGCACATTCGAGATCCTGATTCTATCGAGCCTGAGAGAATCCCAGAGCTGAGGACAAATCTCACATATCCAGAAGGGCCGATAAGCATCGGGGAACGACGtttgaagaagctgaagaataGGGAGATTCCTCAAATCCAAGTCTTTTGGGGAAGACAAAACCGCTTGGTGATAACATGGGAAGATGAAGACGGATATCGTCAGAACTATCCAGAGTTCTTCGAAGATGAAGCGGCGACGTCATCAGCACcttagaattcggggacgaattctaatGAGTGGGGGAGAATGTAATGACCCTGCTCATAAGTAGAAAAGTCAAAGACCTTGACCTTAGTCATGGTCGAAACGAGGAACGGTCATGGTCGAAAGACAGTTTTATGCCGGTACGAGAAAATCGATAAAAACCGAGCAAGAGGAGATCGACGTTTTGAAACCGAAGAAGGAGAAGCATTGTCTAAGTAAATCAAGGAATGAGTTTTCTCATTTGAAGAAGAGGTTTAGAAGTTGTTGACATGGCGAAGAAAGTGAAGACGCGATGACATGGCGACCACCGATTGGATTCGGAGGAGTGACGGAGCGATACGCGTGGCAAACTCTCATTGGCTGGAAGAAGACTTGGCGACCAAGTTATGAAGCTTCTAGAAGACGAGACTTGGCGACCAAGCAACGGGAAAACTTGGGGAGAAAGGTAAAAACCTTCTGGAAGCAAGGTTACTTGCTGCGGATGTTTCGTAGTGGGACATGTGTCCATTTTTCCTCATGCATGTGTGCCATTTGTCCAGCCCAGCCTCAGTCCTCCATTTCTATAAATACCAGACCCCTCcctttcatttttctcattcaaAACCGTGAGAGCTtaccttagagagagagagtggtgagttagagagagaaaacCGAGAAAAAAGAGTGTTTTCGGGTAATTTTTAGTTAGCGTTTTTGGGGAGATAGCTAGGGGTGCTGGATAGTCTTTGTAGCCAGTAGCCAAGGTGGGTTTCCTGTGTgtttcttgtgtgtgtgttttgtatgCAGGTTCGAGCTTGACCAACGGGTCTTAAACGGAGACTCGGGGCATAGTTAATCGATTTTCTGCAGGGCCCCGGGGAAAGTGTGTGCTGCATGCATACATGTTGTGtgattgattgtttgtttgtttagttgTCACTCGCTTAGTTATTTAGTTTTAGTCTAGACTTAGGTGCATCGAGGTTTGAGGTTAAGCTCCCTCATGCTAAAgtagtgtttgtgtgtgtgtttgtctagACTAGGGCGAGTGATTGTTATGCTTTGAGTCTAGATTTGCGTGGAGGTTAGAGGTGGAGCTCCCTCACGCTTGTTTCTTGTTTGTGTGGCATCTAGACTAAAGCATGGGCCATCTTGGGGTTAGATTAGGGAAAGCCTAATTCTCCGAAGGTGTTCGAGACCATGGAGTTAGATTGGGCGATACCCAATTCTCTAGTGGTGGAGTGACCTACTCTCCATGGCTTGTCACGTGAAGTGGGTCGCGCCCATGGACAAGcgctgcatgacgatgcggccCGGGTTAGATTGGGAGAAGCCTAATTCCCGGAGATGATGTTTTCCGACCATGTGACTGTTGTGTTTGTGATCGGGAGTGTTCAGTATGGAGATGTGTTAGGGCTCCGATGTGTTGGGATCCCAGGATGTGTGTCATCCGAATTTTGTTTGTGTAGATCGAGTCTAGGATCGAGTCTAGCTTTCTTTTTGTGTAGTTAGGCCTCGGTGGTGAGaccatttgttttgtttagtaattgcttgtttgcttgcttgctttcttgtttgtttgttgcttcTGCTGTGTTGTTTACTAACCAATTGTTGATTGTGTTTGGGGCATGGGCTGAAGGGGGtcgttgttgtttatttttggaACTCACTGAGTAATTCCGATTACTCATCCCCTCTTCTACTATGCAGGTAACCCGTAGGTAGGAAGCTTAGGGCGCAGCGGAACGGAAAGCGGCCGGTGTAGATTGGAAGTGGCATAAGCATAAGCGGACTATCTTTTGGAATGTATAATTACATTCTTTTCATTTTGACACTAGGCCGTGAGCTCAAACTCtgatattttgtattgtaaTGTTTTGTAAAACGCTTTCTacctattattaataaaatgtatgttTATATTCATAGTTGTGTGTTAAATGATACTAGACCTTGTCTGGGTCGACACAACTCGATGATTGAGGTACGGGTTGTGAAGCCTTAGGCCATGACATCAAGGTCATAGCAAACTGGAACGGATTGGTCGAGAGTCTTGacttgttcttgattcttggtCGAACAGGTACGGTGAGCTATACTTGTGGCGCTCCTAGGACGTACCGGGTTAGTCCGGCCTGGTACGGtccgggggtgttacagtcgggggcattcgtatttcatagtcagaggtgcaatttttggatttatgaaagGGGAACAACTgggaaagcatttgccaaggatgttttcattaatcaagaacgaaagttgggggcacGAAGActatcagataccgtcctagtctcaaccataaacgatgccgaccagggatcagcggatgttgcttttaggactccgctggcaccttatgagaaatcaaagtttttgggtttcGGGGGGAGTGTGGttgcaaggctgaaacttaaaggaattgacggaagggcaccaccaggagtggagcctgcggcttagtttgactcaacacggggaaacttaccaggtccagacatagtaaggattgacagactgagagctctttcttgattctatgggtggtggtgcatggccgttcttagttggtggagcgatttgtccgGTTAATTCTGTTAACGAACGAGActtcagcctgctaactagctacgtggaggcatcccttcacggccggcttcttagagggactatggccgtttaggacaaggaagtttgaggcaataacaggtctgtgatgcccttagatattctgggccgcacgcacgctacactgatgtattcaacgagttcacaccttggccgacaggcccgggtaatctttgaaatttcatcgtgatggggatagatcattgcaattgttggtcttcaacgaggaattcctagtaagagcgagtcatcagctcgcgttgactacatccctgccctttgtacacaccgcccgtcgctcctaccgattgactgatccggtgaagtgttcggattgcggcgacgtgggtggtttgcCGTATGCGACGTCGCgggaagtccactaaaccttttcatttagaggaaggagaagtcgtaacaaggtttccataggtgaacctgcggaagaaTCATTGTCGTActctggaaacagaacgacctgagaacgatgaaacatcactctcggtaggccggtttcttactgtgcctgccgattcagtggttatgcgttcatccatgcccaagacttcaattttggttggatcgtacaaGAAAAAGAGGTTTTTATAGCGGAGTAGGATAGCGTTTTTTTCGTTTCTGCTATGGTTAATATGTAAGTGGGTTTTATATAGCGGTTATAAAATTGTAAACGCTATCTTTAGTTGGGCCGAATTTTAATAGTCATTTTACATAGCACTTTAGTGCGGAAGCGCTACGAATAAGTTAGGCggacaaaattttcatttgcCCGGGCTTACCAATTTCacttaattcattttttttctttttcggtTCTTCCCTCTATCTATCTCCCCTGAGTTCTCATCTCCCCTCTATCTCTTCGTCTCAATTATTTTCCCGATTGGTCTGACTCTGAAAAACTAATCTCCTATTTCTATCTCGTCGTAATGGTTTTCCAGAATCTCTAAAACCCAACAACTGTTCTTCGATTCTGAATCGTAGGTACAATCtcgtataatatttttatttttttttgtttctgataaACCAATCGTTTATTCCTATTTAACTGGTGGCTGATTTAGGGTTGCATGTCCAATTGATTCGGTCTTTTACTCTTTTGCAGGGAGCTTTAGATTCAGATCTTCCAAGAAAGGTATCTGTCGTGTATTTTTCTAGGTTTGGCTATagcttttgattttgtttcaatTGAATTATATCATTGCTTTTATTTTCCAGGTCGTTTAAATCAAAATAGAAGACATTTTTATCAGGTAAAACCAAACCGATTTATACTGATTCTTCTATAAGTTGTCTTTGTCTGTTCTTGAGGCATAATAAAGTTAGTGTTTTTATATACATTTGGTCGGAGCTGTTGTGCGATGGATAAAGCTTGGGTCTGGTTACCAAGGTATAAATGTTACTGTGTTTtgcttatctttttttttattccatTTACGAAATTGTGCttcttaattaattttcatttgtGTGCATCTGACAGGAATAGTCTCGAGTATGAGCAAGGTGCAACTGAGTTTGTTTTTTCGTCATCAAGACAATTGGCTGATCTAGTTGAAATGTTCTGCCCTTGCGTTGATTGCCGCAATGTCTGCCATCAATCAAGAGAGACAGTTTTTGAGCATCTCGTCATCAGAGGGATGGATCAGAAGTACAAGAGATGTAAATATTGGAGTAAGCACGGGGATATAAGGCCAGATAAGACAGCTGATGTTCAGACGTCTGAAAATGAGGCTTATGAGTTGATGAGGACAGCTTTTATAGCGAGCGATGGCAAGACACCATTTGAGAAGCAGAATTCAGAGGATTTTGATGGTATTGAGAGGCCAGAAGAGGACGAGTTTAGGAAGAAGTTAGATGATGCCGAGACTCCACTGTACCCGACATGTCAGAAATACACCAAGGTTGCTGCTATCATGGGTCTTTACCGTATAAAAGTCAAGAGTGGGATGTCAGAGAGCTATTTCGACCAGCTAATGACATTAGTTCATGACATGCTACCTCCAGATAATGTTCTGCCTAAGTCTACGGCTGAGATGAAGAAGTTCTTAAAGGTGTTTGGTTTTGGTTATGATGTCATCCACGCCTGCAAAAATGATTGTATCCTTTATAGGAAACAGTATGCGGAGTTAGTTTGCTGTCCAAGATGTAGTGAATCAAGATGGGAAAGAGATACGCACACTGGTGAGGAGAAGAAAGGAGTTCCATGTAAGGTGCTTAGGTATTTTCCCATaaaagagagattcaagaggATGTTTAGATCGAAACGGTTGGCTGAGGATTTGTGTTGGCACTTCAACAATGCAACTGAAGATGGATCGATGCGGCATCCTGTGGATTCTTTGACTTGGGTTCAGGCAAACGATAAGTGGCCGGAATTTGCTGCTGAAGCAAGAAACCTGAGACTAGGTCTTTCTACTGATGGGATGAATCCATTCTCGATCCAAAACACCAAGTACAGCACGTGGCCGGTTCTCCTAGTTAACTACAATATGGCGCCAACTCAGTGCATGAAAGCGGAGAACATTATGTTGACGATGTTGATACCTGGGCCAACAGCACCTAGCAACAACATTGACGTCTATCTACAGCCCCTGATAGAGGACCTCAAGGACTTGTGGACCGAAGGTATTGAAGTTTATGATGCCTTTAAGAAGGAGAGTTTTAATGTAAGAGCTATGCTGCTGTGGAGTATCACAGACTACCCAGCTTTAGGGACATTAGCTGGATGCAAAGTTAAGGGGAAGCAAGCGTGTATTGTATGTGGGAAGGAGACACCGCATAGATGGCTTAAGTTTAGTAGGAAACATGTATATATGGGCAACAGGAAGCGACTGATGCCTGGTCATCCCTACAGACGTAGAAAGGGTTGGTTTGACAACACAGTGGAGTCTGGTGTTTCAAAGAGGATTCAGAGTGGGAAAGAAATATTTGACAGCCTTAGAGGATTTAGAAATGATTTTGGAAGACCATTAGCTAAAAAGGGGAAGCGTAAAAGGGCTGAAGCAGAAGATGACGATGATGAAGCTGCAACAGCTGAAGAAatcgaagaagatgatgatttaTGGAGGTGGAAAAAAAAGTCTATCTTCTTTGACTTACCATATTGGAAGGTATTCTGCTTTACAATTAATTTTAACTTTCTGAATTTATGTAAGCTAATTAAATTGTTTCTGATAATTAACTCTACATAATGTTTCCAGGAAATGCCTGTCAGGCATAACATAGATGTTATGCACGTCGAGAAGAACGTCTCAGACGCACTACTATctattattatgaataatgCAAAATCAAAGGATGGGTTGAAAGCAAGAAAAGATTTAGAAGACATGGGAATCAGGAGCAACTTACATCCAGAGAAGCGTGGGAAGAGAACTTATTTGCCTCCAGCTGCATTCTGGCTTTCCaaggaagagaaaaaaaaattctgtagACGGCTATCCAAGTTTAGAGGCCCCGATGGATATTGTGCAAATATATCCAACTGTGTCTCGGTGGATCCTCCCAGTATCGGCAGCATGAAGTCACATGACCATCACGTTCTTTTGCAGAACCTTCTTCCTGTGGCATTGAGAGGTTTATTGCCTAAAGGACCTCGGATAGCTGTCAATCGTATCTGCAACTACTTCAACAGACTTTGCCAACGAGTTATTGATCCAGAGAAGCTACTGACTCTAGAATCTGAGATTGTAGAAACAATGTGCCAGTTGGAGAGATTTTTTCCACCATCACTCTTCGACATTATGTTTCACCTTCCTATCCATCTAGCTAAAGAAGCACGCTTGGGTGGCCCTGTCCACTTAAGATGGATGTATCCGTTTGagaggtaaatttttttttgtctttgtcgTATACTTTCAATAAATAGACTAACTTATATGTTCTGGTATGTTGATATATGAAGACTCTAAAAGCTTATGTCAAGAATTTTGCACGACCCGAAGCTTGTATGGCTGAGGGATATTTGTCTAGTGAATGCATTGCGTTTTGTATGAAGAACCCATCCCTGCTTCTAGCAATGGAGTGTCCAACACCGATGACACTCAGACACAGCAATCCGAGATCAAAACGAGGAAGACAAGGGGTCTAACTAAAATGCGCAGAGTGGCCAAAAATGCAGAGGACAAGGTAGATGTAGAGTTCAACTCCATAGGTGAGCATGTCGGTAGTGGATCAGTGACACTCTCATCCTTTCTTGGTCCTCTTGTGAGGGAGCATGTGCCAGTATTGCTAGATGACTGGAGACACGTCGAAGAAACAACAAAAGACGCTTTATGGGAAGAGATTCAGgtaatttttataagttttttcgCTGGAGTACTAGTTTAAACTATTTTAGTGTTTAACATTTCAATATTTGACAGGGGAGGTTCAACTTGACAGAGGAATGGCAAAAAGATGCAGTGTTTAAGCAGATGGGTTGCTTGTGGAGGGCCTCGAAATCTAGGCTGACTTCTATAGTCCGTGCTATTAAAAACAAGGCTCAGATACAGAAAATGAAGCCTAGCAACATCCAATCTTCTTCTGCTTGGAACAGTTGGGTGAAAGCTAGGTGCACCAAAGATTTTAAGGTTAAAGTTAATGATGCTTGATTACTTATACgatttattttagataaaagtTATGGTATCTGATGGTTGTGTTAATAGGTACAAAGTGATAAATACAGGAGACTTAGGAAGATTCAAATTCCGCACACAACAAGCCGAAAAGGCATGAGTCGCCTAGCTCATGAGATGGTATGTTTGTCTAATTCTTTGAATTTGGGAGAAAAGTAATTACTTTATTTGCACCTAAGAAAGTTACAAGAACTTTTTTTGATCGAACTTGTAGAAAAGAAACAGCGATGATCCTAAGAAAGTTACTAGAACTAAGGTTTGGGTAGCAGGACATACGTATCGAGATGGGAGACCCGTGAATGAAGCACACGCTGAAACTATTGTAAGTATATTATGAATTCTTATTAGTTAAGGATCAAGACTATTTCGTAAtgtctttgttttttctttgcagGAAAAGATTAAGACAATTGACAGTGAAATAGATTCTAACTCCTCGGATAACATTGGTGAAGATGCTGTGAGTCAAGTTCTCGGAAAAGAGAGACCAGGAAGAGTTAGGGGGATGGGCAGAGGAGCCACTATTACGAAGATGGCT
Coding sequences:
- the LOC117125670 gene encoding uncharacterized protein LOC117125670 isoform X1, yielding MDKAWVWLPRYKCYCVLLIFFFIPFTKLCFLINFHLCASDRNSLEYEQGATEFVFSSSRQLADLVEMFCPCVDCRNVCHQSRETVFEHLVIRGMDQKYKRCKYWSKHGDIRPDKTADVQTSENEAYELMRTAFIASDGKTPFEKQNSEDFDGIERPEEDEFRKKLDDAETPLYPTCQKYTKVAAIMGLYRIKVKSGMSESYFDQLMTLVHDMLPPDNVLPKSTAEMKKFLKVFGFGYDVIHACKNDCILYRKQYAELVCCPRCSESRWERDTHTGEEKKGVPCKVLRYFPIKERFKRMFRSKRLAEDLCWHFNNATEDGSMRHPVDSLTWVQANDKWPEFAAEARNLRLGLSTDGMNPFSIQNTKYSTWPVLLVNYNMAPTQCMKAENIMLTMLIPGPTAPSNNIDVYLQPLIEDLKDLWTEGIEVYDAFKKESFNVRAMLLWSITDYPALGTLAGCKVKGKQACIVCGKETPHRWLKFSRKHVYMGNRKRLMPGHPYRRRKGWFDNTVESGVSKRIQSGKEIFDSLRGFRNDFGRPLAKKGKRKRAEAEDDDDEAATAEEIEEDDDLWRWKKKSIFFDLPYWKEMPVRHNIDVMHVEKNVSDALLSIIMNNAKSKDGLKARKDLEDMGIRSNLHPEKRGKRTYLPPAAFWLSKEEKKKFCRRLSKFRGPDGYCANISNCVSVDPPSIGSMKSHDHHVLLQNLLPVALRGLLPKGPRIAVNRICNYFNRLCQRVIDPEKLLTLESEIVETMCQLERFFPPSLFDIMFHLPIHLAKEARLGGPVHLRWMYPFER
- the LOC117129911 gene encoding uncharacterized protein LOC117129911, whose protein sequence is MHCVLYEEPIPASSNGVSNTDDTQTQQSEIKTRKTRGLTKMRRVAKNAEDKVDVEFNSIGEHVGSGSVTLSSFLGPLVREHVPVLLDDWRHVEETTKDALWEEIQGRFNLTEEWQKDAVFKQMGCLWRASKSRLTSIVRAIKNKAQIQKMKPSNIQSSSAWNSWVKARCTKDFKVQSDKYRRLRKIQIPHTTSRKGMSRLAHEMKRNSDDPKKVTRTKVWVAGHTYRDGRPVNEAHAETIEKIKTIDSEIDSNSSDNIGEDAVSQVLGKERPGRVRGMGRGATITKMAYLQARDKHVQKLEATQAELITKLEKLQNVVIDLAGKKTHKDDVSSSERSDGSKRGIRCQILDWISIDDVVVGEGEYYSSEPTYKIGRIPLGPNAAAVIVNSVAVEDACVWRPTTSIGTLAEAVGVKIAWPSDKLILDDAIDFSKHANTVGSETMDASVGRVQIFDYWNVEDELIAEGVLVSTEPNQLVNDIPLGPNAAVIKVEVVVKDSAFLWRPAPGMSNMGDALHQIIAWPIDRARLSDTTAESTKKPNVSTSNSTGSSNKVGRQKCALLDCHNSG
- the LOC117125670 gene encoding uncharacterized protein LOC117125670 isoform X2, with amino-acid sequence MDKAWVWLPRNSLEYEQGATEFVFSSSRQLADLVEMFCPCVDCRNVCHQSRETVFEHLVIRGMDQKYKRCKYWSKHGDIRPDKTADVQTSENEAYELMRTAFIASDGKTPFEKQNSEDFDGIERPEEDEFRKKLDDAETPLYPTCQKYTKVAAIMGLYRIKVKSGMSESYFDQLMTLVHDMLPPDNVLPKSTAEMKKFLKVFGFGYDVIHACKNDCILYRKQYAELVCCPRCSESRWERDTHTGEEKKGVPCKVLRYFPIKERFKRMFRSKRLAEDLCWHFNNATEDGSMRHPVDSLTWVQANDKWPEFAAEARNLRLGLSTDGMNPFSIQNTKYSTWPVLLVNYNMAPTQCMKAENIMLTMLIPGPTAPSNNIDVYLQPLIEDLKDLWTEGIEVYDAFKKESFNVRAMLLWSITDYPALGTLAGCKVKGKQACIVCGKETPHRWLKFSRKHVYMGNRKRLMPGHPYRRRKGWFDNTVESGVSKRIQSGKEIFDSLRGFRNDFGRPLAKKGKRKRAEAEDDDDEAATAEEIEEDDDLWRWKKKSIFFDLPYWKEMPVRHNIDVMHVEKNVSDALLSIIMNNAKSKDGLKARKDLEDMGIRSNLHPEKRGKRTYLPPAAFWLSKEEKKKFCRRLSKFRGPDGYCANISNCVSVDPPSIGSMKSHDHHVLLQNLLPVALRGLLPKGPRIAVNRICNYFNRLCQRVIDPEKLLTLESEIVETMCQLERFFPPSLFDIMFHLPIHLAKEARLGGPVHLRWMYPFER